The following proteins come from a genomic window of Triticum aestivum cultivar Chinese Spring chromosome 6A, IWGSC CS RefSeq v2.1, whole genome shotgun sequence:
- the LOC123127756 gene encoding E3 ubiquitin-protein ligase WAV3, with protein MEGMWRKAKRAMGIGFCAHLPAVAGDRDDCASERRASDAFSQDSAALAALAHASAPNTPAQAEAAGALLRRSKSGAKSSKKTCAICFDSMKPGHGQALFTAECSHMFHFHCISSSVKHGNYVCPVCRAKWKEIPFNRSLSSIVPRGRSGLNVNQARLPQQDAYMALLRQVPTRQREVPTLHTSEPVEFNDDEPLQLMEAADNCDVSSSKTVEMKTYSEFSAIPQSSSQDDFAVLIHLKAPCANPEQITSRPVNATSVGYPTSRAPVDLVTLLDVSGSMAGTKLALLKRAMGFVIQHLGPSDRLSVIAFSSTAKRLFHLRRMSHSGRQQALQAVNSLGAGGGTNIADALKKAAKVIEDRSYKNPVCSITLLSDGQDTYNISSNVRGTRPDYRSLVPSSILNQAVGIVPVHGFGFGADHDSDALHSIAEVSGGTFSFIEDEGVIQDAFAQCIGGLLSVVVQDMRLTVQCVHTGVQLRSIKSGSYLSKVAGDGRNGSIDVGHLYADEERDFLLSVSFPQSREQTILLKVAFSYRDPVTNECIKIQGDEVMILRPRSRTPELVCMEVDRERNRVRAADSIEAARAAAERGVLSEAVAILEECRRVLLESFSSRNGDRLCMALDAELREMQERMASRQRYEASGRAYLLSGLSSHSWQRATTRGDSTDSSSLVYSYQTPSMVQMLQRSQNQCPSPQIPRPQIIVPTRSFIQKPQPR; from the exons ATGGaggggatgtggaggaaggccaaGAGGGCGATGGGCATTGGCTTCTGCGCGCACCTccccgccgtcgccggcgaccggGACGACTGCGCCAGCGAGCGCCGCGCGTCCGACGCCTTCTCCCAGGACTCGGCGGCGCTGGCGGCGTTGGCGCACGCGTCCGCGCCCAatacgccggcgcaggcggaggcaGCCGGCGCGCTGCTCCGCAGGTCCAAGTCGGGAGCCAAGTCCTCCAAG AAAACGTGCGCGATATGTTTTGATTCCATGAAGCCAGGTCATGGGCAAGCCCTCTTCACTGCTGAATGTTCTCACATGTTCCATTTTCACTGCATCTCCTCCAGTGTAAAACATGGGAATTATGTATGCCCAGTTTGCCGAGCAAAGTGGAAAGAGATACCATTTAATCGCTCGCTATCTTCTATTGTTCCTCGTGGAAGAAGTGGGTTGAATGTGAACCAAGCTCGATTACCCCAACAAGATGCTTACATGGCTCTCCTTCGTCAAGTTCCAACCCGGCAGCGAGAAGTACCCACCTTGCATACTTCTGAGCCAGTAGAGTTCAATGATGATGAACCTTTGCAGCTGATGGAGGCTGCTGACAATTGTGATGTTAGTTCCAGTAAAACTGTGGAAATGAAGACATATTCAGAGTTCTCGGCCATTCCACAGTCATCATCTCAAGATGATTTCGCTGTTCTGATCCATCTGAAGGCCCCCTGTGCTAACCCAGAGCAGATCACAAGCAGACCGGTTAATGCAACCTCAGTTGGGTATCCGACATCTCGTGCCCCTGTTGATCTTGTTACCTTGCTTGATGTTAGCGGCAGTATGGCAGGAACCAAGTTGGCGCTGTTGAAGCGAGCAATGGGTTTTGTTATTCAACACCTTGGTCCATCTGATCGCCTTTCAGTCATTGCTTTCTCGTCTACTGCCAAAAGGTTGTTCCATCTCCGACGCATGTCACACTCTGGCCGACAGCAGGCCCTGCAGGCTGTTAACTCACTTGGTGCTGGTGGCGGCACAAATATTGCTGATGCGTTGAAGAAAGCTGCTAAGGTTATTGAGGATCGCAGTTATAAGAATCCAGTATGCAGTATTACTCTGTTATCAGATGGTCAAGATACCTATAATATTTCCTCAAATGTTAGGGGAACCCGTCCTGATTATAGGTCCCTTGTTCCATCTTCCATTCTAAACCAAGCTGTAGGCATAGTACCTGTCCATGGGTTTGGTTTTGGAGCAGATCATGATTCAGATGCTTTGCACTCAATAGCCGAGGTCTCTGGTGGTACATTTTCCTTCATTGAGGACGAGGGTGTGATTCAGGATGCATTTGCTCAGTGCATTGGTGGTCTTCTTAGTGTTGTTGTTCAGGATATGCGCTTAACTGTGCAGTGTGTGCATACTGGTGTTCAGCTTCGCTCCATCAAATCTGGCAGCTACTTGAGTAAGGTGGCTGGAGATGGGCGAAATGGTTCAATTGATGTTGGACATCTTTATGCTGACGAGGAGAGGGACTTTTTGCTGTCTGTGAGCTTCCCGCAATCCCGTGAACAGACCATACTCTTGAAGGTTGCCTTTTCCTACAGAGATCCGGTGACAAATGAGTGTATCAAGATCCAAGGTGACGAGGTGATGATCCTGAGGCCGAGATCACGCACACCTGAACTTGTTTGCATGGAGGTTGATCGTGAGAGGAACCGAGTCCGTGCCGCGGATTCTATTGAGGCTGCAAGGGCTGCTGCTGAGAGAGGTGTTCTTTCTGAGGCAGTGGCTATTCTTGAGGAGTGCCGAAGGGTGTTGTTAGAGTCCTTTTCAAGCCGGAATGGGGACCGTTTATGCATGGCTCTTGATGCGGAGCTGAGGGAGATGCAGGAGAGGATGGCTAGCCGGCAACGCTACGAGGCTTCAGGAAGGGCATACCTGCTGTCGGGGCTCAGCTCGCATTCTTGGCAGAGAGCCACGACACGCGGTGACTCCACGGACAGCAGTTCACTTGTTTACTCGTATCAAACACCATCCATGGTTCAGATGCTGCAGCGCTCGCAGAACCAGTGCCCTTCGCCTCAGATCCCAAGGCCACAGATCATCGTACCAACAAGGTCATTCATCCAGAAACCTCAGCCAAGGTAG